A window of the Tiliqua scincoides isolate rTilSci1 chromosome 5, rTilSci1.hap2, whole genome shotgun sequence genome harbors these coding sequences:
- the RETREG3 gene encoding reticulophagy regulator 3 isoform X2: MLACVWRRRPLVTVVLSSSLCPPLPSPGLPVALGGRRMEALAGWPVGGTRGGSSGSLGDVQAPASERQRRVSALSASLRSRLGPYEPALSSLQAVLVWEKPARSAAAWLGAHAAFGFFALTSLHLVFLVAFTLILIVCLDQWKNKIWPEIKARPDELDSESWGYVHPRLLSVPELCHYLAEGLVTGDTFMRNLLGFKKQNPGKFCLLACGVLTFLAVLGQYIPGVCLAYLTMLLLLLWPLAVYHHLGQRLYTKLEPALQRLDFSVRGYMMSKHKERQLRYQMLSQNPATADGSDSEEELAAFCPKLDDAVVAKELAISDSEHSDAEVSYTDNGTFNLSRGQTPLTEGSEDLDGHSDPEESFARDLPDFPSINPEVTGIDDEDDTSIGIPSLVYRAQGQEDLRLSRSQEVTSELRPGELLSAHNLPDDLASFVTRGMIQFALSGASQPGSLHGFRQQQSARGFLRTSSSELDTDAEGDDFELLDQSELNQMDPSVSRGQ, encoded by the exons ATGTTGGCGTGCGTGTGGCGGCGGCGACCGTTGGTGACGGTtgtgctttcctcctccctctgcccccctctcccctctcccGGCCTCCCGGTGGCGCTGGGCGGGCGAAGGATGGAGGCGCTGGCAGGATGGCCTGTCGGCGGCACTAGGGGCGGCAGCAGCGGCTCCCTTGGCGATGTCCAGGCGCCGGCGTCGGAGCGGCAGCGGCGCGTGAGCGCCCTGAGCGCTTCCCTGCGGAGCCGCCTCGGGCCCTACGAACCGGCGCTGAGCTCTCTGCAGGCCGTGCTCGTCTGGGAGAAGCCGGCGAGGAGCGCTGCCGCCTGGCTCGGAGCCCACGCAGCCTTCGG GTTTTTTGCTTTGACGTCTCTCCACCTGGTATTCTTGGTTGCTTTTACCCTGATATTAATAGTGTGTTTAGATCAGTGGAAGAATAAAATCTGGCCTGAAATAAAAG CAAGACCTGATGAATTGGACAGTGAGAG CTGGGGCTATGTTCACCCCCGACTGCTGAGTGTGCCTGAACTCTGTCACTATTTGGCAGAAGGATTGGTCACCGGAGACACCTTCATGAGGAATCTGTTGGGCTTCAAAAAGCAAAATCCGGGCAAG TTCTGCCTTCTAGCTtgtggtgtcctcacattcttggCTGTCTTGGGCCAGTACATTCCAGGTGTCTGTCTTGCCTATCTTACAA tgctgcttctcctgctgtgGCCACTTGCTGTGTACCACCACCTTGGCCAGCGCCTGTATACCAAGCTGGAGCCAGCTCTGCAGCGGTTGGACTTCAGTGTCCGTGGCTACATGATGTCCAAGCATAAGGAGAGGCAGT TGCGCTATCAGATGCTGAGCCAGAATCCTGCTACTGCTGATGGGAGTGACAGTGAAGAGGAGCTGGCTGCTTTCTGTCCCAAG TTGGATGATGCCGTGGTTGCCAAAGAGCTGGCTATCTCCGATTCAGAGCACTCTGATGCAGAAGTGTCCTATACTGACAATGGGACATTCAATCTTTCACGAGGCCAGACTCCCTTGACAGAGGGATCAGAAG ACCTTGATGGCCACAGTGATCCTGAGGAATCCTTTGCCCGGGATCTCCCAGATTTTCCTTCTATCAACCCTGAAGTAACGGGCATAGATGATGAGGATGACACCAGCATAGGTATCCCAAGCCTTGTGTACCGTGCACAGGGCCAGGAGGACCTTCGTCTCTCTCGCAGCCAGGAAGTAACCTCGGAGCTTCGCCCAGGGGAGCTGCTATCTGCGCACAACCTCCCAGATGACCTAGCCAGCTTTGTGACCAGAGGCATGATCCAGTTTGCCTTGTCTGGGGCCTCCCAGCCAGGCTCCTTACATGGCTTCAGGCAGCAGCAAAGTGCCAGGGGCTTTCTCCGGACATCCAGCTCAGAGCTGGACACCGATGCTGAGGGGGATGACTTTGAACTGTTGGATCAGTCAGAGCTAAATCAGATGGACCCTTCTGTTTCCCGTGGCCAATAA
- the RETREG3 gene encoding reticulophagy regulator 3 isoform X1: MLACVWRRRPLVTVVLSSSLCPPLPSPGLPVALGGRRMEALAGWPVGGTRGGSSGSLGDVQAPASERQRRVSALSASLRSRLGPYEPALSSLQAVLVWEKPARSAAAWLGAHAAFGFFALTSLHLVFLVAFTLILIVCLDQWKNKIWPEIKVARPDELDSESWGYVHPRLLSVPELCHYLAEGLVTGDTFMRNLLGFKKQNPGKFCLLACGVLTFLAVLGQYIPGVCLAYLTMLLLLLWPLAVYHHLGQRLYTKLEPALQRLDFSVRGYMMSKHKERQLRYQMLSQNPATADGSDSEEELAAFCPKLDDAVVAKELAISDSEHSDAEVSYTDNGTFNLSRGQTPLTEGSEDLDGHSDPEESFARDLPDFPSINPEVTGIDDEDDTSIGIPSLVYRAQGQEDLRLSRSQEVTSELRPGELLSAHNLPDDLASFVTRGMIQFALSGASQPGSLHGFRQQQSARGFLRTSSSELDTDAEGDDFELLDQSELNQMDPSVSRGQ, from the exons ATGTTGGCGTGCGTGTGGCGGCGGCGACCGTTGGTGACGGTtgtgctttcctcctccctctgcccccctctcccctctcccGGCCTCCCGGTGGCGCTGGGCGGGCGAAGGATGGAGGCGCTGGCAGGATGGCCTGTCGGCGGCACTAGGGGCGGCAGCAGCGGCTCCCTTGGCGATGTCCAGGCGCCGGCGTCGGAGCGGCAGCGGCGCGTGAGCGCCCTGAGCGCTTCCCTGCGGAGCCGCCTCGGGCCCTACGAACCGGCGCTGAGCTCTCTGCAGGCCGTGCTCGTCTGGGAGAAGCCGGCGAGGAGCGCTGCCGCCTGGCTCGGAGCCCACGCAGCCTTCGG GTTTTTTGCTTTGACGTCTCTCCACCTGGTATTCTTGGTTGCTTTTACCCTGATATTAATAGTGTGTTTAGATCAGTGGAAGAATAAAATCTGGCCTGAAATAAAAG TAGCAAGACCTGATGAATTGGACAGTGAGAG CTGGGGCTATGTTCACCCCCGACTGCTGAGTGTGCCTGAACTCTGTCACTATTTGGCAGAAGGATTGGTCACCGGAGACACCTTCATGAGGAATCTGTTGGGCTTCAAAAAGCAAAATCCGGGCAAG TTCTGCCTTCTAGCTtgtggtgtcctcacattcttggCTGTCTTGGGCCAGTACATTCCAGGTGTCTGTCTTGCCTATCTTACAA tgctgcttctcctgctgtgGCCACTTGCTGTGTACCACCACCTTGGCCAGCGCCTGTATACCAAGCTGGAGCCAGCTCTGCAGCGGTTGGACTTCAGTGTCCGTGGCTACATGATGTCCAAGCATAAGGAGAGGCAGT TGCGCTATCAGATGCTGAGCCAGAATCCTGCTACTGCTGATGGGAGTGACAGTGAAGAGGAGCTGGCTGCTTTCTGTCCCAAG TTGGATGATGCCGTGGTTGCCAAAGAGCTGGCTATCTCCGATTCAGAGCACTCTGATGCAGAAGTGTCCTATACTGACAATGGGACATTCAATCTTTCACGAGGCCAGACTCCCTTGACAGAGGGATCAGAAG ACCTTGATGGCCACAGTGATCCTGAGGAATCCTTTGCCCGGGATCTCCCAGATTTTCCTTCTATCAACCCTGAAGTAACGGGCATAGATGATGAGGATGACACCAGCATAGGTATCCCAAGCCTTGTGTACCGTGCACAGGGCCAGGAGGACCTTCGTCTCTCTCGCAGCCAGGAAGTAACCTCGGAGCTTCGCCCAGGGGAGCTGCTATCTGCGCACAACCTCCCAGATGACCTAGCCAGCTTTGTGACCAGAGGCATGATCCAGTTTGCCTTGTCTGGGGCCTCCCAGCCAGGCTCCTTACATGGCTTCAGGCAGCAGCAAAGTGCCAGGGGCTTTCTCCGGACATCCAGCTCAGAGCTGGACACCGATGCTGAGGGGGATGACTTTGAACTGTTGGATCAGTCAGAGCTAAATCAGATGGACCCTTCTGTTTCCCGTGGCCAATAA